Proteins encoded in a region of the Diabrotica undecimpunctata isolate CICGRU chromosome 10, icDiaUnde3, whole genome shotgun sequence genome:
- the LOC140451936 gene encoding uncharacterized protein encodes MNATMVVEKPKVVKQTADKHELENYRTPPPSKKGQIKEIFSPYDKTSIKKKVEAFEKLGSSSNILESVSKIPIMQDSNSDPVKSKQYTPFTNKFMPKTTSTSLKINRLVSSNSVTKDTSVSMKSLSALKASQAEYRELEKTRQEKEKEARLKKEALLLAQAEEKRRKREEKQLQAQQQREIIQKEREKQLEIQKAKEEKYKQAVAEKEEKLQKIKEEAEKKRLLAKHKAKVAKESQSAEEKAMENERNLDKGKTKRDQNDYKPIYMTTRAPLLPTDDCYDSDDEEYQNKKYIKPKWCRDDVLKRQLYVQLKAGEKIKNTLFCCQTHSPDLIDIFEKIDPKKLKRTSSAVWKKPPRYTLFSMTSDIHFSEDSEGNVDV; translated from the coding sequence ATGAATGCAACTATGGTAGTTGAAAAGCCTAAAGTTGTTAAGCAGACCGCAGATAAACAtgaattagaaaattatagaactCCGCCACCATCTAAGAAAGGACAAATAAAGGAAATTTTTAGCCCGTACGATAAAACTTCTATTAAAAAGAAAGTGGAAGCATTTGAAAAGCTTGGAAGCTCATCAAACATTTTGGAAAGTGTGTCGAAAATTCCAATAATGCAAGATTCGAACAGCGATCCAGTAAAAAGTAAACAGTATACACCATTCACGAATAAATTTATGCCAAAAACTACTAGTACGTCCCTGAAGATAAATAGACTCGTTTCTTCTAATTCTGTGACTAAGGACACCAGTGTATCGATGAAATCTTTGAGCGCGCTAAAAGCTTCACAGGCGGAGTACCGTGAGTTAGAGAAAACAAGACAAGAAAAAGAGAAAGAAGCACGGTTAAAGAAGGAAGCTCTGCTTCTGGCTCAAGCTGAAGAGAAAAGACGAAAAAGGGAGGAAAAACAGTTACAGGCACAGCAACAACGCGAGATAATTCAAAAGGAACGGGAAAAGCAATTGGAGATTCAAAAAGCAAAAGAAGAGAAATATAAACAGGCAGTGGCGGAAAAGGAAGAAAAGTTGCAGAAAATTAAAGAAGAAGCTGAGAAAAAACGCCTGTTGGCTAAGCATAAAGCTAAAGTAGCCAAGGAATCACAGTCAGCGGAGGAAAAAGCTATGGAAAACGAAAGAAATCTTGATAAAGGAAAAACGAAAAGGGACCAAAACGATTACAAACCTATTTACATGACGACGAGAGCCCCACTTCTTCCGACAGATGACTGTTATGATTCAGATGACGAAGAATATCAGAATAAAAAGTATATTAAACCAAAATGGTGCAGAGACGACGTATTGAAGAGACAGTTATACGTTCAATTAAAAGCAggagagaaaattaaaaacacacTGTTCTGCTGTCAAACACACAGTCCTGATCTGATtgacatttttgaaaaaatagaCCCCAAGAAATTGAAGAGAACTTCCAGCGCCGTCTGGAAGAAACCTCCCCGCTACACCTTATTCTCAATGACTAGCGATATCCACTTCAGTGAAGATTCAGAGGGCAACGTAGatgtttaa